From Mustela erminea isolate mMusErm1 chromosome 1, mMusErm1.Pri, whole genome shotgun sequence, a single genomic window includes:
- the LOC116594734 gene encoding LOW QUALITY PROTEIN: interferon-inducible double-stranded RNA-dependent protein kinase activator A-like (The sequence of the model RefSeq protein was modified relative to this genomic sequence to represent the inferred CDS: substituted 1 base at 1 genomic stop codon), translated as MSQSRHRAAAPPLERENSGTFSLGKMITAKPGKTSIQVLHEYGMKTQKILVYEYERSDVQIHVPTFTFRVTVGDITCTGEGTSKKLAKHRAAEAAINILKANASICFAVPDPLMPDPSKQPKNQLNPIDSLQELAIHHGXRLPEYTLSQEGGPAHKREYTTICRLESFMETGKGASKKQAKRNAAEKFLAKFSNISPENHISLTNVVGHSLGCTWHLLRNSPGEKINLQKRSLLSIPNTDYIQLLSEITKEQGFNITYLNIEELSANGQYQCLAELSTSPITVCHGSGISCGNAQSDAAHNALQYLKIIAEKK; from the coding sequence ATGTCCCAGAGCAGACATCGCGCCGCGGCCCCGCCGCTGGAGCGCGAGAACAGCGGGACCTTCAGTTTGGGGAAGATGATAACAGCTAAGCCAGGGAAAACATCAATTCAGGTATTACACGAATACGGCATGAAGACCCAGAAAATCCTGGTTTATGAATATGAAAGATCGGATGTGCAAATACATGTACCCACTTTCACCTTCAGAGTAACCGTTGGTGACATAACCTGCACAGGTGAAGGTACAAGTAAGAAGCTTGCGAAACATAGAGCTGCAGAGGCTGCCATAAACATTTTGAAAGCCAATGCAAGTATTTGCTTTGCAGTTCCTGACCCCTTAATGCCTGACCCTTCTAAGCAACCAAAGAATCAGCTTAACCCTATTGATTCATTACAGGAGTTGGCTATTCATCATGGCTAGAGACTTCCTGAATATACCCTTTCCCAAGAGGGAGGACCTGCGCATAAGAgagaatataccacaatttgtagGCTAGAGTCATTTATGGAAACTGGAAAGGGGGCATCAAAAAAGCAAGCCAAGAGAAACGCTGCTGAGAAATTTCTTGCCAAATTCAGTAATATTTCTCCAGAGAACCACATTTCTTTAACAAACGTAGTAGGCCATTCTTTAGGATGTACTTGGCATTTGTTGAGGAATTCTCCTGGTGAAAAGATCAACTTACAGAAAAGGAGCCTTCTCAGTATTCCAAATACAGATTACATCCAGCTGCTTAGTGAAATCACCAAGGAACAAGgttttaatataacatatttgAATATAGAAGAACTGAGCGCCAACGGACAGTATCAGTGTCTCGCCGAACTCTCCACCAGCCCCATCACGGTCTGTCACGGCTCTGGGATCTCCTGTGGCAACGCGCAGAGCGATGCCGCTCACAACGCCCTACAGTATTTAAAGATAATAGCAGAAAAAAAGTGA